The Candidatus Koribacter versatilis Ellin345 genome has a segment encoding these proteins:
- a CDS encoding 2-oxoacid:acceptor oxidoreductase family protein, which produces MQRLQLTEIRIAGFGGQGVILSAIVIGKAASILEGGFATMTQSFGPEARGGACSAQVVIDSKPVLYPYVTNPDILIVMSQEAYTKFGPELKPGGVLIVEQDLVKITGMSQAGRVYSAPATRLAEELGKRMILNIVMVGFTAAVTNILQKESLREAVASSVPPSFRELNLKAFDRGYEYGVQALQTTPETGVDENTVKVYDGV; this is translated from the coding sequence ATGCAGCGACTGCAGCTAACCGAAATTCGTATCGCCGGCTTTGGCGGCCAAGGCGTCATCCTTTCCGCAATCGTCATCGGCAAGGCCGCTTCGATCCTTGAAGGCGGATTCGCCACCATGACCCAGAGCTTCGGCCCGGAAGCCCGGGGCGGCGCCTGTAGCGCGCAGGTCGTCATCGACTCCAAACCCGTGCTCTACCCCTACGTGACGAATCCCGACATCCTGATCGTCATGTCGCAAGAGGCTTACACCAAGTTTGGTCCCGAGTTGAAGCCCGGCGGCGTTCTGATCGTCGAACAAGATTTGGTGAAGATCACCGGCATGTCGCAAGCCGGACGCGTTTACAGCGCCCCCGCCACGCGCCTCGCCGAAGAACTCGGCAAGCGCATGATCCTCAACATCGTGATGGTCGGCTTCACCGCCGCCGTGACCAACATCCTTCAGAAGGAATCTCTGCGCGAAGCCGTAGCCAGCTCCGTTCCGCCGAGTTTCCGCGAATTGAACCTGAAGGCCTTCGATCGCGGATACGAATACGGCGTCCAGGCTCTGCAAACCACGCCCGAAACTGGCGTTGATGAAAACACCGTCAAGGTCTATGACGGCGTGTAG
- a CDS encoding 4Fe-4S dicluster domain-containing protein, which translates to MARGTVQIVVERCKACGFCVEFCPTKVLELSSAFNSKGYHPPHAVNPDKCSGCDLCGMFCPDFAIYGFRMKEAKAEAAKPEDENSAPEEASSAS; encoded by the coding sequence ATGGCACGAGGTACCGTGCAGATCGTGGTGGAGCGATGTAAAGCCTGCGGCTTTTGCGTCGAGTTCTGCCCCACGAAGGTCCTGGAGCTTTCCTCCGCATTCAACTCAAAGGGCTATCATCCGCCCCACGCCGTTAATCCCGACAAATGCAGTGGCTGCGATCTCTGCGGCATGTTCTGTCCCGACTTCGCCATTTACGGCTTCCGCATGAAAGAAGCCAAGGCCGAGGCCGCCAAGCCCGAAGACGAAAATTCCGCACCCGAGGAGGCCTCCAGTGCAAGCTGA
- a CDS encoding phosphoesterase — translation MRSLRLGSILLCLLSLAGCRGIDLINQAPAPLKPIKPATHKVVLVVLENQRYQAIIGNAHAPYLNRLANEYAVAQNFYADVHPSIGNYFMLTVGSSVTNDLNFAQKVSDDNLAREMGQAAMGWKAYLESIPRVGYHGDGPYPYAKTHNPYAYFTDIAQYHFEANNMVGLDQYTADVTSDSLPSFALLIPDQTHNMHDCGGGGRNCTNDDKVAAGDAWLQTNLDPLFNTTSFQSGNTLLIITWDESWDNDNDHGGGHVPVIVIGKNVKPHYASTTFYQHESVLRLICEYLGLKNDLSKAANAPDMQEFFSDPGTDY, via the coding sequence ATGCGATCCCTTCGTCTCGGCAGTATCCTCCTGTGCCTCCTTTCGCTGGCTGGTTGTCGTGGAATAGACCTCATCAATCAAGCTCCAGCACCGCTCAAACCCATAAAACCGGCGACCCACAAAGTCGTTCTCGTTGTTCTTGAGAACCAGCGCTACCAGGCGATCATCGGCAACGCGCACGCCCCGTATCTCAATCGTTTGGCCAACGAGTACGCGGTGGCGCAGAACTTCTACGCCGACGTTCACCCCTCCATCGGCAATTACTTCATGCTCACGGTCGGTTCCAGCGTGACCAACGATCTCAACTTTGCCCAGAAGGTTAGCGACGATAACCTTGCCCGCGAGATGGGCCAAGCAGCCATGGGATGGAAGGCTTATCTCGAAAGCATTCCGCGCGTCGGCTACCACGGTGACGGCCCTTACCCCTACGCCAAAACGCATAACCCTTATGCCTATTTCACCGACATCGCGCAGTATCACTTTGAGGCCAACAACATGGTCGGCCTCGACCAGTACACCGCCGATGTCACCAGCGATTCCCTGCCGTCCTTCGCGCTCCTCATCCCCGACCAAACCCACAACATGCACGACTGCGGAGGCGGTGGACGAAACTGCACCAATGATGACAAAGTGGCAGCCGGCGACGCATGGCTCCAGACGAACCTCGACCCGCTCTTCAACACGACGAGCTTTCAGTCAGGCAATACGCTACTGATCATCACGTGGGACGAGTCCTGGGACAACGATAACGACCATGGTGGTGGGCATGTTCCGGTGATCGTCATCGGAAAGAACGTCAAACCGCACTACGCCTCAACCACGTTCTATCAACATGAGAGCGTGTTGCGGCTAATATGCGAATACCTGGGATTGAAAAACGATCTTTCGAAGGCGGCGAACGCGCCCGATATGCAGGAGTTCTTCTCGGATCCCGGGACGGACTATTAG
- a CDS encoding response regulator has product MAELKPILLVEDNPKDIELTLAALADNRLANEVIVVRDGEEALDYLFRRGIFKLRAAGNPAVVLLDLKLPKVDGLEVLEQVKTDAMLRTVPVVMLTSSREEPDLNRSYKMGVNAYVVKPVEFTEFTQAIREIGLFWAVINQPPPGSVVPKVAVALK; this is encoded by the coding sequence ATGGCAGAGCTTAAACCGATTCTGCTGGTAGAGGACAACCCAAAAGATATTGAACTGACCCTGGCAGCGCTGGCGGACAACCGGCTGGCCAACGAAGTAATTGTCGTCCGCGATGGCGAAGAGGCACTGGATTATCTCTTCCGGCGGGGCATTTTCAAGCTGCGCGCAGCAGGCAATCCGGCGGTGGTGTTGCTCGATCTGAAACTGCCAAAAGTGGACGGCTTGGAAGTACTGGAGCAGGTGAAGACCGACGCGATGTTGCGGACGGTGCCGGTCGTGATGCTGACGTCGTCGCGCGAAGAACCTGACCTGAACCGGAGCTACAAGATGGGAGTGAATGCTTACGTAGTGAAGCCGGTGGAATTCACCGAGTTCACGCAGGCCATACGGGAGATCGGTTTGTTCTGGGCGGTCATTAATCAGCCACCGCCGGGAAGCGTGGTTCCGAAGGTTGCGGTCGCGTTGAAATAG
- a CDS encoding ATP-binding protein, producing the protein MAPIDVDGGLCGSLPPDRMTQAGIQRSRDDVPKTDAPLTIAYVDDSDPQRYAISRMLSAAGFHVKQAATGQQGLDLAQELPDLMLLDVQLPDINGIEVCRRIKSDARTCEIPILQVSAAFTDPEHKAAALESGADGYLTFPFNSVELVAIVRALMRTKRAQAELKERYTELQAAHEALAEREKQFRAVFDNAMDAMIIWDDRGRFTAANPAASELFAVPRERLVGATIEDFLSFKDREEVAGSLRASEISGRRGEFELRKPNGGVRQIEYTATVDFQAHRHLSIMRDITARKAAEAEVRKLNAELERRVEQRTAQLQEANQELEAFSYSVSHDLRAPFRHISGFSDLLLRHLTNTDETTRHYVRTIAESAQYAGALVDNLLAFSRMSRSQLRWIPVDMNLLLKEVVRDVMREANGRVIHWTLPDLPIVFADGAMLKLAMRNLLANAVKYTRHKAEADVEVGVREHANEWEFWVKDNGVGFDEKYADKLFGVFQRLHRMEEFEGTGIGLASVRRIVQRHGGRVWAEGVVDEGAAFYFTLPKVQEDAMEESDGRA; encoded by the coding sequence ATGGCGCCGATTGACGTTGATGGAGGGCTGTGCGGATCGCTTCCGCCAGACCGTATGACCCAAGCCGGAATCCAACGTTCGCGGGACGACGTTCCCAAGACTGACGCGCCCCTGACGATCGCTTACGTCGACGATAGCGATCCGCAGCGGTACGCGATTTCGCGCATGCTTTCGGCTGCAGGCTTCCATGTGAAACAAGCTGCGACGGGACAGCAGGGTCTCGATCTGGCGCAGGAGCTGCCGGACCTGATGCTGCTGGATGTGCAGCTTCCGGACATCAATGGAATTGAAGTTTGCCGGCGAATCAAGAGTGATGCGCGCACGTGCGAGATCCCGATCCTGCAAGTTTCCGCCGCGTTCACCGATCCGGAACACAAGGCGGCGGCGCTGGAATCGGGCGCAGATGGCTACCTGACTTTCCCATTTAACTCGGTAGAACTGGTGGCGATTGTGCGCGCGCTGATGCGCACGAAGCGTGCGCAGGCGGAGTTGAAGGAGCGCTACACCGAGTTGCAGGCCGCGCACGAAGCGCTTGCGGAACGCGAGAAACAATTCCGCGCGGTATTCGACAACGCCATGGACGCGATGATTATCTGGGACGATCGGGGCCGGTTCACGGCGGCGAACCCGGCGGCGAGTGAGTTGTTCGCGGTGCCGAGGGAACGGCTCGTAGGGGCGACAATTGAGGACTTCTTAAGTTTCAAGGACAGGGAAGAGGTTGCCGGCTCGCTGCGCGCGTCGGAGATATCTGGTCGACGTGGCGAGTTCGAACTGCGCAAGCCGAATGGAGGCGTCCGGCAGATCGAATACACAGCGACCGTGGATTTCCAGGCGCACCGTCATCTGTCCATCATGCGCGACATTACCGCCCGCAAGGCGGCCGAGGCAGAGGTGCGAAAGCTAAATGCCGAGTTGGAGCGTCGGGTGGAGCAGCGCACGGCGCAGTTGCAGGAAGCGAATCAGGAGTTGGAGGCGTTTTCGTATTCGGTGTCGCACGACCTGCGCGCACCGTTCCGGCACATCTCAGGATTTTCAGATTTGTTGCTGCGGCACCTGACGAATACCGACGAGACGACTCGGCACTATGTGCGGACGATTGCCGAGTCGGCGCAGTACGCGGGCGCACTTGTGGACAATCTGCTGGCGTTCTCGCGGATGTCGCGCTCACAACTGCGCTGGATTCCTGTGGATATGAACCTGCTGTTGAAGGAAGTTGTCCGCGATGTGATGCGCGAGGCAAACGGGCGCGTGATCCACTGGACTCTGCCGGACCTGCCAATCGTGTTTGCCGACGGCGCGATGCTCAAGCTGGCGATGCGTAACCTGCTGGCAAACGCGGTGAAGTACACGCGGCACAAGGCGGAGGCGGACGTGGAAGTGGGCGTCCGCGAGCATGCGAATGAGTGGGAGTTTTGGGTAAAAGATAACGGCGTTGGCTTCGACGAGAAGTATGCAGACAAATTATTTGGCGTGTTCCAGCGGCTGCATCGCATGGAGGAGTTTGAAGGGACAGGGATAGGCCTCGCCAGCGTGCGGCGGATCGTACAGCGGCATGGCGGACGGGTTTGGGCCGAAGGCGTAGTGGACGAGGGGGCGGCGTTCTATTTCACGTTGCCGAAGGTACAAGAAGACGCGATGGAGGAGAGCGATGGCAGAGCTTAA
- a CDS encoding sensor histidine kinase, giving the protein MLRVLLLEDSPLDAELTISTLKAGGIHCQTKRVERRDEYINAIRERGFDVILADYALPDFDGVSALRIAAVQVPDIPFIFVSGSIGEELAIESLKQGATDYVLKERLVRLVPCVNRALRETHDRRDRKRAEEALMHNEKIAMLGRLAATVAHEINNPLSSVTNVLYLLSTQPELTNDSRILIEMAQTELKRVAEISHQTLSFYRESPHAVPIDIAELLEGVLWLFDRQIREKDMVVERRVEYRKKFPAFPGELRQALCNLVSNAIQAIPPNGRMVLRVHETTRRNTGERGLSFIIADSGGGIAPEDRFHIFEPFFSTKGENGTGLGLWVTKGVVEKHRGTIRMRSRQGENSGTTFSIFLPFQQEVLPLTENPRKPVVDAVA; this is encoded by the coding sequence GTGCTGAGAGTCTTGTTGCTGGAAGATAGTCCGCTGGATGCGGAACTCACGATTTCCACGCTGAAGGCAGGCGGCATTCACTGCCAGACGAAGCGAGTGGAACGGCGGGATGAATACATCAACGCCATCCGGGAGCGCGGATTCGACGTCATCCTTGCCGACTATGCTCTGCCCGATTTCGACGGGGTGAGTGCGCTGCGAATTGCCGCGGTGCAGGTGCCGGATATCCCGTTCATCTTCGTGTCCGGGAGCATCGGCGAGGAACTGGCGATTGAGTCGCTCAAGCAGGGCGCGACTGATTACGTGTTGAAAGAACGCTTGGTACGCCTGGTGCCATGCGTGAACCGTGCACTCCGTGAGACGCATGACCGCCGCGACCGCAAGCGTGCGGAAGAAGCGCTGATGCACAACGAGAAGATCGCCATGCTCGGCAGGCTCGCAGCGACCGTGGCGCATGAAATCAACAATCCGCTGTCGTCGGTGACGAACGTTCTTTATCTGCTCAGCACACAGCCGGAACTGACCAACGATTCGCGCATCCTGATCGAGATGGCGCAGACCGAACTGAAGCGCGTGGCGGAGATCAGTCACCAGACGCTGAGTTTCTATCGCGAGTCGCCACATGCGGTGCCAATTGATATCGCGGAGTTGCTCGAAGGCGTGCTCTGGCTGTTCGACCGTCAGATCCGCGAGAAGGACATGGTGGTGGAGCGCAGGGTGGAGTATCGGAAGAAGTTTCCGGCTTTTCCCGGAGAGCTCCGGCAGGCGCTTTGTAATCTGGTGTCGAATGCGATCCAGGCGATCCCGCCGAATGGGCGGATGGTGCTGCGCGTCCATGAGACGACACGGCGTAACACGGGCGAGCGCGGGCTGAGCTTCATCATCGCTGATAGCGGCGGGGGCATTGCGCCGGAAGACCGTTTCCACATCTTTGAGCCGTTTTTCAGCACCAAAGGTGAGAACGGCACGGGCCTTGGGCTGTGGGTAACCAAGGGCGTCGTGGAGAAGCATCGCGGCACGATTCGCATGCGGAGCCGCCAGGGAGAGAATTCCGGTACGACGTTTTCGATCTTTCTGCCGTTCCAGCAAGAAGTGCTGCCCTTGACCGAGAATCCGCGGAAACCAGTGGTGGACGCAGTGGCGTAA
- a CDS encoding S9 family peptidase, producing the protein MQRHFFTALALVALSFGALAQPASNQNDTVKPGDNLVLENIPPVPTSIDEQTRRYGDFRTAAHLDWHPQRHEMLISTRFADVPQVHWVKTPGGERRQMTFYPDRVLGAQFEPGGRYFVFAKDVGGGEWFQFYRFDVQSGEITLLTDGKSRNTGMVFAHEGTRIAYSSTRRTGADNDLWVMDTADPKTDKLLTQLQGGGWDPADWSHDGKQILLVEGKSINESNLWLVDVASGEKKQITANQTSENQVSYDNARFSRDGRGIYVSTDFDSEFHRLAYFDLATMKPKFLTTDIKWDVEEFDVSEDGKTLAFVTNENGIGKLYLMDTATGKYRSVTALPIAIITGAKLHRDGRVVAVNVTSAKSPTDVYSVDVASRKVERWTESETGGLNASNFVEAQLVKWKTFDGKEISGFLYQPDAKKFPGKRPVIINIHGGPEGQIRPGYLGRNNYYLNEMGVALIFPNVRGSTGYGKTFTKLDNGFKREDTYKDIGALFDWIGTQPALDASHVMVTGGSYGGHMTWAVTAYYNDKIRCSLPIVGMSNLVTFLEHTEAYRRDLRRVEYGDERDPKMHEYLEKIAPMNHLDAMHKPIFAVVGKNDPRVPWTESRQILDKLNAQGTPTWFLMANDEGHGYAKKKNQDFQFDATVMFVNSCLLEK; encoded by the coding sequence GTGCAGCGTCATTTCTTTACCGCTCTAGCACTCGTTGCCCTCTCGTTCGGCGCGCTCGCGCAGCCAGCTTCCAATCAGAACGACACCGTGAAGCCCGGGGACAATCTCGTCCTCGAGAATATTCCGCCGGTTCCAACTTCGATTGATGAGCAGACACGTCGCTACGGAGACTTTCGCACGGCAGCGCATTTGGATTGGCATCCGCAGCGGCACGAGATGTTGATCTCCACGCGTTTCGCGGATGTGCCGCAGGTGCATTGGGTGAAGACGCCAGGCGGGGAGCGACGGCAGATGACGTTTTATCCGGACCGCGTGCTCGGTGCCCAATTTGAGCCCGGCGGACGTTACTTTGTCTTCGCGAAAGATGTTGGCGGTGGCGAGTGGTTCCAGTTCTATCGGTTCGATGTGCAAAGTGGCGAGATCACGCTGCTGACGGACGGGAAGTCGCGAAACACAGGCATGGTCTTCGCGCATGAGGGCACGCGGATTGCGTACTCCTCGACGCGACGCACCGGGGCTGACAACGATTTGTGGGTGATGGATACGGCAGATCCGAAGACGGACAAGCTGCTCACGCAGTTGCAGGGCGGCGGCTGGGACCCGGCAGATTGGTCGCATGACGGAAAGCAGATCCTGCTGGTGGAAGGGAAGTCCATCAACGAGAGCAATCTTTGGCTGGTGGATGTTGCCAGTGGCGAGAAGAAGCAAATCACGGCCAACCAGACGTCAGAAAATCAGGTGAGCTACGACAATGCGCGGTTCTCGCGCGATGGGCGCGGGATTTATGTGTCCACCGATTTCGACTCCGAGTTCCACCGGCTAGCGTATTTCGATCTGGCGACGATGAAGCCGAAGTTCCTTACGACAGACATCAAGTGGGACGTCGAGGAATTCGATGTCAGCGAGGACGGCAAGACGCTCGCGTTCGTGACGAACGAGAATGGGATCGGCAAGCTGTACCTGATGGACACGGCCACAGGGAAGTATCGGTCGGTGACGGCATTGCCGATTGCGATCATCACCGGAGCAAAGCTGCATCGCGATGGCCGCGTCGTCGCGGTGAATGTGACCTCGGCAAAGTCGCCGACCGATGTGTACTCGGTAGACGTCGCCAGCAGAAAAGTTGAGCGCTGGACGGAGAGCGAAACCGGCGGGCTGAACGCCAGCAATTTCGTTGAAGCACAGTTGGTGAAGTGGAAGACTTTTGATGGAAAAGAGATCAGCGGTTTTCTCTACCAGCCGGATGCGAAGAAGTTTCCGGGCAAGCGGCCGGTGATCATCAATATCCATGGCGGACCGGAGGGACAGATACGGCCGGGCTATCTCGGGCGCAACAACTATTACCTCAACGAAATGGGAGTGGCGCTGATCTTCCCCAACGTGCGGGGATCCACCGGATACGGGAAGACGTTCACAAAGCTGGACAACGGTTTCAAGCGCGAGGACACATATAAAGACATCGGCGCACTGTTTGATTGGATCGGCACGCAGCCAGCACTCGACGCCAGCCACGTGATGGTGACCGGCGGCAGCTACGGCGGACACATGACTTGGGCGGTGACGGCGTACTACAACGACAAGATCCGATGTTCGCTACCGATCGTGGGGATGTCGAACCTGGTGACGTTCCTTGAGCACACGGAAGCGTATCGGCGTGATTTGCGGCGGGTGGAGTATGGCGATGAGCGGGATCCTAAGATGCACGAGTATCTCGAGAAGATTGCGCCGATGAACCATCTCGACGCTATGCACAAGCCGATCTTCGCGGTGGTGGGGAAGAACGATCCGCGGGTGCCGTGGACGGAGTCGCGGCAGATTCTCGACAAACTCAACGCCCAGGGAACGCCAACGTGGTTCCTGATGGCGAACGACGAAGGCCACGGCTACGCGAAGAAGAAGAACCAGGATTTTCAGTTCGACGCGACAGTGATGTTTGTGAATAGCTGTCTGCTGGAGAAATAG
- a CDS encoding cyclic 2,3-diphosphoglycerate synthase — translation MKKVLILGAAGRDFHNFNVVFRHNPEFQVVAFTATQIPDIANKTYPAVLAGPHYPKGIPILEEDQMEKIIREQSVDVVVFSYSDVKHETLMHLASRAVAAGADFWLLGAERTELKSKVPVISVCAVRTGCGKSPVSRKIAQELKKHGWKPVVIRHPMPYGDLAKQTSQRFATMEDLVKHDCTIEEREEYEPHIMEGRVLYAGVDYEEIMRNAENEGDIILWDGGNNDTPFYKSDLEIVVLDPHRPGHELTYYPGEVNFRAGTVLVINKVDTANRENIEIVKKNIAKFNPTAQVIETACKVTIPAAEEVRGKRVLVVEDGPTLTHGEMPYGAGVVAAKNYGAVTMVDPRPFAVGSIKKTFEKFPHLGRVLPAMGYSDQQRHELELTIANTPCDLVLIATPIDLAKAIKIEKPTLRVSYEAVEMGGHELTDLIDKFTAEHKGVAVGR, via the coding sequence ATGAAAAAGGTATTGATCCTCGGCGCCGCCGGCAGGGACTTCCACAACTTCAACGTTGTCTTCCGTCATAACCCCGAATTTCAGGTCGTAGCCTTCACCGCAACCCAGATCCCCGACATTGCCAACAAGACCTATCCCGCAGTGTTAGCAGGGCCGCACTATCCTAAAGGGATCCCGATTCTTGAAGAAGACCAGATGGAAAAGATCATTCGCGAGCAGAGCGTGGATGTGGTGGTCTTCTCCTATAGCGATGTGAAGCACGAAACCCTGATGCACCTGGCCTCGCGGGCTGTGGCTGCCGGCGCTGATTTCTGGTTGCTGGGTGCGGAACGCACCGAGTTGAAGTCGAAGGTTCCCGTCATTTCCGTCTGCGCTGTCCGCACCGGATGCGGAAAGAGCCCGGTATCGCGCAAGATCGCGCAGGAACTTAAGAAGCACGGCTGGAAGCCGGTCGTGATTCGCCACCCCATGCCGTATGGTGACCTCGCGAAGCAGACCTCGCAGCGTTTTGCCACCATGGAAGACCTGGTGAAGCATGATTGCACGATTGAGGAGCGGGAAGAGTACGAACCGCACATCATGGAAGGCCGCGTTCTGTATGCAGGCGTGGATTACGAAGAGATCATGCGGAACGCCGAGAACGAGGGCGACATCATCCTGTGGGACGGCGGCAACAACGACACTCCGTTCTATAAGAGCGACCTCGAGATCGTTGTTCTTGATCCGCATCGTCCGGGCCACGAGCTGACCTACTATCCTGGCGAAGTGAACTTCCGCGCCGGCACCGTGCTGGTGATCAATAAGGTTGATACGGCGAACCGCGAGAACATCGAGATCGTTAAGAAGAACATCGCGAAGTTCAATCCGACCGCCCAGGTGATTGAGACTGCATGCAAGGTCACGATTCCGGCAGCGGAAGAAGTTCGCGGCAAGCGCGTGCTAGTGGTAGAAGACGGTCCGACGCTTACCCACGGCGAAATGCCCTACGGCGCTGGCGTGGTGGCAGCGAAGAACTACGGCGCTGTGACAATGGTCGATCCCCGTCCCTTCGCGGTGGGCTCGATCAAGAAGACCTTTGAGAAGTTCCCGCATCTCGGACGCGTTCTGCCTGCCATGGGCTATAGCGACCAGCAGCGGCACGAACTCGAACTGACGATCGCCAACACGCCGTGCGATCTGGTGCTGATTGCGACGCCGATTGACTTGGCAAAGGCGATCAAGATCGAGAAGCCAACGCTCCGCGTGAGCTACGAAGCTGTCGAGATGGGAGGACACGAACTGACCGACCTGATCGATAAATTTACCGCTGAGCACAAGGGCGTGGCGGTGGGGAGATAG
- a CDS encoding 2-oxoacid:acceptor oxidoreductase subunit alpha: protein MQADPAGVLTGSHFLDGDHACCEGALAAGARFSSGYPITPSTEVVERFAARVPTVGGTFIQMEDELAASITLQGAVWGGAKAFTVTSGPGFSLMMEHLGYAVMTETPCVFVNVQRGGPSTGLPTLPAQGDMMQARWGSHGDYEIIALCPNSPQECFDLTIKAFNYAEKYRVPALVMLDEVVGHMTEKVVIPTADQIEVEPRHFTTKDPNNFHLYAPDENGAPEMAHLGQGYSVHVTGLTHDERGYPNMTPQTQDSLMKRLKNKILDHVDDIVLYEEQDVEGAEVVVVSYGITSRVAQRAIDMAKDRGLKVGKFRIITAWPFPEKQIREIASKVKGIVVPELNLGQMVREVERAANGQCRTKLVPHAGGTVHRPEDILNAIVEVLR from the coding sequence GTGCAAGCTGATCCCGCTGGTGTTCTCACTGGCTCTCATTTCCTCGATGGCGACCACGCCTGCTGTGAAGGCGCACTCGCTGCCGGCGCCCGCTTCTCTTCCGGATATCCGATTACGCCGTCAACCGAAGTCGTTGAGCGCTTCGCAGCTCGCGTTCCGACTGTCGGCGGCACCTTTATCCAGATGGAAGACGAACTCGCGGCTTCAATCACCCTGCAGGGCGCGGTCTGGGGCGGCGCGAAGGCATTCACCGTCACCTCCGGCCCGGGCTTCTCACTCATGATGGAGCACCTCGGCTACGCCGTGATGACCGAAACCCCCTGCGTCTTCGTCAACGTCCAGCGCGGGGGTCCCTCGACGGGCCTTCCCACGCTCCCGGCCCAGGGCGATATGATGCAGGCTCGCTGGGGTTCACACGGCGATTACGAGATCATCGCGCTCTGCCCGAACTCTCCGCAGGAATGCTTCGACCTCACCATCAAAGCTTTCAACTATGCCGAGAAATATCGCGTACCGGCGCTGGTCATGCTCGACGAAGTCGTTGGCCACATGACCGAAAAGGTCGTCATCCCGACTGCCGACCAGATCGAAGTTGAGCCGCGCCACTTCACCACCAAAGACCCGAACAACTTCCATCTCTACGCTCCCGACGAGAACGGAGCCCCCGAGATGGCACACCTCGGCCAGGGTTACTCCGTCCATGTCACCGGCCTCACTCACGACGAGCGCGGCTACCCCAACATGACTCCGCAAACGCAGGACTCGCTGATGAAGCGCCTAAAGAACAAGATTCTCGACCACGTGGACGACATCGTCCTCTACGAAGAACAGGACGTCGAAGGCGCCGAAGTCGTTGTCGTCTCCTACGGCATTACCTCACGCGTCGCACAGCGTGCCATCGACATGGCGAAAGACCGCGGCCTGAAGGTCGGCAAGTTCCGCATCATCACCGCGTGGCCCTTCCCCGAAAAGCAGATTCGTGAAATTGCCTCGAAGGTGAAAGGCATCGTGGTTCCCGAACTCAACCTCGGACAAATGGTGCGCGAAGTCGAGCGCGCCGCCAACGGCCAGTGCCGCACCAAGCTTGTTCCCCACGCCGGCGGCACCGTCCATCGGCCTGAAGACATCCTGAACGCGATTGTGGAGGTGTTGCGATGA
- a CDS encoding 2-oxoacid:ferredoxin oxidoreductase subunit beta, translating into MSTDLIHPGNPVEPFLRTDRMPHIWCPGCGIGTTVNCFSRALIESCMNVNDMAIVSGIGCTGRVAGYVNLDSFHTTHGRAIPFATGLKLANPKRQVVVYSGDGDLFAIGGNHLIHAARRNIDLKVICVNNLIYAMTGGQTGPATPGDVITSTAPYGTFDPAFNLPYLTEAAGAVYVARWTTFHVRQITKTMQEMFSKKGFCFLEIVSPCPTLYQRRNKMGDGLDTMKYYKAMSKVKHGANTKDVPLSRQGEIIVGKFVDIERPNYMELMRNKLHDSLGEQYVETDELTCEEATSCSDCS; encoded by the coding sequence ATGAGCACCGATCTCATCCATCCGGGCAATCCGGTAGAGCCATTCCTGCGGACTGATCGCATGCCCCACATCTGGTGTCCGGGATGCGGCATCGGCACCACCGTCAACTGCTTCTCGCGAGCGCTGATCGAGTCATGCATGAACGTCAACGACATGGCCATCGTCAGCGGCATTGGCTGCACCGGTCGCGTCGCCGGCTACGTTAATCTCGACTCGTTCCACACTACCCACGGACGCGCGATTCCCTTCGCCACAGGTCTAAAGCTTGCCAATCCCAAGCGCCAAGTCGTGGTCTACAGCGGCGACGGCGACTTGTTTGCGATCGGCGGCAACCACCTGATTCACGCTGCCCGCCGCAACATCGATCTCAAGGTCATCTGCGTGAACAACCTGATCTATGCCATGACTGGCGGCCAAACCGGTCCCGCGACACCCGGCGACGTCATCACCTCGACCGCGCCCTACGGTACGTTCGATCCGGCCTTCAACCTGCCGTATCTCACGGAAGCCGCTGGCGCCGTGTACGTCGCGCGCTGGACGACCTTCCACGTTCGCCAGATCACCAAGACGATGCAGGAGATGTTCTCGAAGAAAGGCTTCTGCTTCCTCGAGATCGTCTCCCCCTGCCCCACGCTCTACCAGCGCCGCAACAAGATGGGCGACGGCCTCGACACCATGAAGTACTACAAGGCTATGAGCAAGGTGAAGCACGGCGCGAATACGAAAGATGTTCCACTCAGCCGCCAGGGCGAAATCATCGTCGGCAAGTTCGTGGACATCGAACGCCCCAACTACATGGAACTCATGCGCAACAAACTCCACGACAGCCTCGGCGAGCAATACGTGGAGACAGACGAACTCACCTGCGAGGAGGCGACGTCATGCAGCGACTGCAGCTAA